The stretch of DNA CATACTCGTTGCCCAGCTGTAATATGGCCTCGTATGCCCAATATTGCAACGCTGCAGCATAGCCGTAGGCTGAGTATTTTGCCTCCTTCTGAGTGACTCCCTTCTCAATCTTTTTCAACATCTTATTCTTCACATCCAAGTAATCCTTGTTACAACTTTCCATCAGCTTGGTGTAAGAAATCTTTCCCCAGGGATACTCGTAGAAGAATGGAAGGTTATCAACCATTCTTATCACAAAAGGAGGAACGGCAGTCTTCTCCTCCTTACCAGTGAGGACGCCCATAACAAACAAGGTCATCCCCAACTTGTAAACATCATCAGCTTCTGTGCAGCTCTCAAAAACTCTGCGCAGTTGGCTAAAGGTGATCGAAGCACTACCGTTGAAATATTCCTGAATCAACCGGTCAGAGCTTCCATTTTGTTTGATGTCTTCCTCAGTAGGGCCGGGCAATAAGTTTAACCCGGTGACCAAGCCGAACTCCACCCTCCCAAATCTACATCTCTTCCTTCCCACATAGAAATGGACCTCGTCCGGCTTGTCAGATTTTATTTTGTGAAGCATCAACTGATGAAAAAATGCTCCAGAAAATTGTATGGGCGCTCTCTCGAAAAACTGCTTGAAAGGGGATTCCCTCACCCTGTCCAATAGGTTAAATTCTTCAAATTTATCCTTAATCTTCGAGTAGTAGTAACTACCCCCGCGCCATGTGACACAGCCAGTGTAATGGTCCGACACTGGAATTATAAGATGTGCActtccctgaaaaaaaaaaaccaacaacgataattaataattaataatacaaaaatacaattggTAATATACTTACATAATTAATAACCAACAacgataaataattaataataaaacataaccaataatgaataaaacaataaaaaataaaacaataattcataattaataattaaacaataatcaataaaacaataaaaattaaaaaaaaataatcaataatttatactagaaaaataatacataagtaataaaataataaaagataaaacaataattaataattaataaaacaatatgtaattattacgaaaacaataaaaaataaaacaataattaaaaattaataaaacaataaaaattaatacaataattaatcattaataataaaacaataatcaataaataataaaattaataagacaataaaaattaatacaaaagttaataattaataataaaacaataattaataaataatacaaatttataagacaataaaaattaatacaaaagttaataattaataataaaacaataattaataaataatacaaattcataattaataattaataattagtaaaatattaataaataataacacaataccaattaaaacaataattaataattaataataaaatgttaattaataattaataaaaattaataattaataactaataattagtaaaaaataataaataataacacaaTACAAATTACtacaataattaatactaaaacattaattaataattaataaaaatacaataattaataaaacaataaaaaataatacaaaaattaataattaataataaaacaataattaataaataatactaaaacaataattactaattaatactaaaacaataattaataaaacaataaaaattaaaacaataattaataattaataataaattaaaaattattacttaccaataattaattaaaaaatacttattaagtcattaaaaataaattaatacctaaaacaatcactaaataatataataataaattaatacctaaaacaaTTACTAAatcattaatattaaaaaaaaaaaaattaatatcgggtccgattggtccgatTGGCCCGATTGggtacccatcggacccatcggtccaatcggacccatcggtccAATCTCCCTGCCCATACAGCATAACAGTCCGACCCAACATCGGACCCATACACGAACACCCCAATCGGACCCGACCCACACCCcaatcggaccatcggacccacaccccaatcggaccatcggaccgaTGTCACACCATCGGGCCGGTCTTCTTCCCCAGATCCGAAGCCCATTTTTCAGCCGGAATCCGAACCCCATCTTCACAGTCGGAATCCGAATCccattttcacaaaaaaaacctaaatctaACCAATAATATCTCACAAACAATCTCAAACATAAGTAATCTTTAAATCctttctaaaaaaaacaaaaaaaagacaTACCTTTGACATTGTCGATGTTGGCAGTTCGTCGAAGGGTGTCACGGGTCCGGCGAGCAGcgaagagagaggaagagagagggtcCGACTGTGTGGGTTTAGTGTGGGAAGTGTGGGTTTGGTGTGGGAAGTGTGGGTTTGGTGTTGGAATGGGAAAGGGATCGGCTGGTGGGgaagagagacgaagagagaggaagagagctGATTACAAATGAGAggggtagtttaggaaaattgataaaatggtcATATATTACCAATTTTAATAACTTTGCATTTAGGAGACAAATTTTTAGGTTATTTAAGcatggaaattcaaatttcccttatatATTAGCTTAATAACTTAAAGGTCCTGAGTTCGAATCTATGACCTTTCTTTTTTTCCATCTCTCTTTCACCACTAAGCTAACCTTAGTGGCTTAAGTAAGGACAGCATTAGGAAAGAGAGAAAAGCTTTTTCCTTGAGACTCATGACAATTTTCTATGAGTTTTGCACcttgttattgttattatagGGAAATTATGTTATTTGTTGAAAATAAACGGTCTTAAACCCTTATTACGAGTTTCTTCTCCTATTTCTCATGAAGTGAGGGAAGAGCAAGAAAATGAGCAGAAAAATGTCTCAAAATCACCAAGCTCTACTTTTTATCCAGAAAATGGTTAAGAGTCCGCCATTAAAAGCTCTTTCACTCTTCAACGAAACTCCCCAAGGATTCCAACATACACCTCATTCCATATCCTTCAttcttcatcatcttctttCTTCCAATTTAATGGTTCAAGCCCAATCTATCATTCTAAGACTACTCTCTGCTCAAATCTCATCACAGCTCTTCACTCCTTCCTCTCTTCTCCACCAACTATCCCAGCCCAACTCCTTTCCTAACTCTTCCCGTCGATATCTTTTCGAAGCAATCATCAATGCCCATGTTCAATCTCGATTACCAGAAGATGCCCTTTGCTATTTAGCTCGTATGGTGGAGCAAGGCCTCGTTCCCGAATCCAAAGTTTTCAACAATGTGTTGGGTTCTCTTGTTAAGTCCAATAACTTCGAAAGAGCTTGGTGGGTTTTTAATGAATTTAAGAATAGGATTGAATTTGATGAGTATAGTTTTGGGATCATGATAAAAGGTTGTTGTGAGGCTGGTGATTTGAATAGAGGATTTCAGATTTTGGGTCAGTTGGAGGAATTGGGTTGGTCTCCAAACGTTGTTATATACACTACTTTGATTGATGGGTGCTGTAAGAATGGCGATATCGATCGGGCAAAGAGGTTGTTTTCTAAAATGAGTGAGCTTGGTTTGGCTCCTAATCAGTATACTTATACTGTTATGATTAATGGATTTTTCAAGAAAGGTCTTAAGAAAGATGGGTTTGAGCTTTAtgtgaagatgaagctcaatgGAGTCATTCCCAGTACGCATACATACAATTCTCTAATCAATGAGTATTGCAACGATGGTGAAATAAGTAGTGCATTTGCTCTGTTTGATGAAATGCGTCAACAAGGGGTTGCTTGTAATGTTGTCACGTACAGCATCTTAATTGGTGGGTTATGTTTGAAGAAGCGGGTTGAGGAAGCTGAGAAGTTAATGGATCAAATGAAAAGAGCTGGTATTAGTCCAAGTTTAATTTTGTTCAATAGGTTGATTGATGGGTTCTGTGATACTGGAAAATTGGATAAGGCATTGAACTTATTTAATCAATTGAAGTCACTCGGCCACTCTCCATCTCTAGTCACTTACAATGTTCTAATTGCTGGTTATGGCAAAGCTAAAAACTTGACAGGAATTGCTGGTATAATTAGTGAAATGCATGAGAGAGGCATTTCTCCTTCTACAGTGACTTATACAATATTAATCGATGCCTTTATTAGGTCAGGTGAGATGGAAAAAGCTTCTCAGATACATTCTATCATGGAGAAAGATGGTATAGTTGCCGATGTTTACACCTATGGGGTGTTAATACATGGGCTATGCATGAGAGGCAATATGAAAGAAGCATCAAAACTGTTCATATCAATGAGTGAGAAGCATGTGGAGCCAAGtgatattatatataacatGATTATCAGTGGTTACTGTAAGGAGGATAACTCTTACAAGGCCTTGAAGTTGCTTAAAGAAATGAGTAATAAGGGAATGGTTCCAAACAGGGCTAGCTACATTTCCACCATCAATGTTCTTTGCAAAGATGGAAAAAGGCGCGAAGCTGAACTTGTACTGAAAGAGATGATCATGTCAGGTTTAACACCACCATTTAAGACTTGCCAACTTATCTTTCAAGTTGATGTTTCTTAAGTCATTCTAGCCTTGTTTAGAGCTCCTTTGTCTACTCTTGGGTCCCTGGGAAGAGGCTGGATGCAAATGTGTATTTCTTTGCTAATCTTGTTCATTTATAAGATTTTGAAAAGCAAGTGTATGAATGAGGTGCTTTACGTACGCTTCTGCCACTGAAGATGGAAACTTTTTCAAAACCTTTCACCTGCATATCAAGAGGGCAGGGTTGTTAGGAGGTAAGGAAAagagatataaatatatatatatatatatatatatatacacacacatatatatatcagTGTCTCAAAATTATCTTATCTACTTGATCAATGAATTGATTTCACAACTCTATTGTGTTTAAGATGTCCTTAACTGTATAAGTTCGAATCACAGCTGCATGAAGGACATTGTCGTTTCTTCCTCCATATGAACATTGTGGAGCAGTATCAAGGAAATGAAGAGCAACCCTGTAAAAGCCTCTAACCACAGCCAAGATCAGTGGAGATTCCTTAACGTTGTTGACGAAACATGCCAATTATCAGTCTCCGTCAACTAGTAAAATTGCCACCTTGTAGTGACCATCTTTGACAATCCTGAGAGCAGGCCCCTGTCTTATGCAAGATTTTGAATTCCGTTCACATTTATTTTGTACAGAAAGCAAATAGGTTGAATACAGAACATCTTCTCGGATAGTTACTTGGCCAAGGTATATATTTGATAATACTTTAAGGAGTTTCTCAGAGGATGGTGCTCAAATCCTGTCCTGTCACAGGAGCAAAATGATGGGTTCAAATAATTTGCATGATGATGGTACACAAATCTATGCTGTCTTCCGGGGGCGCCTGGCGATTGGGTGCCCTTGTTATCTAAGGTTCAAATCTTTTGCATACTGATTAGCTCAAATGGTCAAACATATGATTTGCTTTCTTGTTTTCTTGTCTGAGTCTGGAATTTTTTCTGGGACTCACATAGCAATGATATAGGTTTCTGGTTCTGGTTGACTTATATTGTAGGATTAGGAGGATAGTCtagttcaaaaatatataaagtagCCAGATATCAAGTGTTAATATAGATAATATAATTTGGAAGGTATGAATCCGGCTGACCTTCATAATTTTTCAGTGACAAGTAAaattatagaatatatatatataaatatattttgttgagAATTGTCTTTAAGTTACTTTTTAATTTGCATATAGTGTACGTGTTAAACAATAATCATATGGCCTGTTACCTGTCATGATATGAAATAGTCAAGTAGTGTTTGATAAATAAAACTTAGTCTACTACTACTGTATCAAACCAAATTATTTacccataaaattaaataatcacaTGCTTTCTTGCTTATTTTGACCATCTGATTCCAAGTTGATCATTTGCACTCCCATGCTTTCatataaaaacaatttaaaGAATGATTTcgtaaaaacaagaaaatagtACTGATATGTGCACCCAATTTATACTCTCTTTTTTCGAAATGGATTTGTGAGTTGTGATAATTTTGACTATTTCATGGTAAACTGAAAAAAATGAAGGATGTACTATTAATCATCTAAAGACATCCTATGATAAAGAGAAAAATACAGCAACCACCCATTATCAGAGTATAGTACACTAGAGACGACGAGCTTGGCATGACAACACGCAAGCCTGAAGTGAAAGCAATAACCATTCCAAAGATGGAAATGTAAGTAAGAGTGGCTGCGATTCTTGTAAACCGCAGGAGAAGATAATAGTTATGCTCAATTGAGCTGAAGAACTGAAGCAAGACTGAGGCTGCAGAGCAATAAAAGGCAACTGAATCTGCAACAACAAAgactttgaaaaatatcttgtttGACAGAACTGCCATTCCCTTACTGGTATGATCATCGTTTTCGTACCCTCCAGGTAAAGTAAAAGCTGCTGTGAATGTAACTGTGGCAATAAGAGCAGCTACCAGCAAATGGGTGTCTGAGATTTTCTTCAATCGGTCGGATTTGATGGCTTTTTCCATggggtgatgatgatgatggtcaACGTTTCTAACCAACTGATTCCATTGTTCTACTCTGTAGATGATTGATTGTAGACTCTCTTGACCACCTTGCTGTTCCAACTTCTTTACAAACCAACActgaaatattaattaaaagaacTAGTTGATAAGAAGTAATAAAAACACAAGCACAATAAAAGAACAAGACTTTTATAGACCTACCCTGAAAAATTCACCAATATTGACATTAGTTAAAAGTATGTCAATTGGCTTAAGGTACTTGAGATTAGTAGCCCTCTTGTCAACTCTGCAGTCATTCACTAGAACATTGATAATCCTTTTATACTTAAAACCGGCCGCTAAATGCAACGGAGTATTGCCATCTTTATCTGCAGTGTTTAGCATGAAGTCTAGTCTTGCGGTATTGAGAATGTACTTGACAACACTAAGTTTTCCATTGACAACAGCAATGTGAAGAGGTGTCCAGCCTCTGTTGTCAACCAAATCACAAGCCTCTGGTTTATGAAGGATGATTTCTCTCATTACTGAGACATGGCCTTCTTTGGCAGCTATGTGAAGTGCTGACATGCCTTCTTTGTCCTTCAGATAAGCAACTGAACTACAATTCTGGTGAAGAATAAGTTTGGTTGCTTCAAGATGACCCAAACATGCAGCAAAATGGAGAGGAGTCCATTGGATTATGTTGTCCTGTTCTTCTAGTAAATCAGCCTTTTGACTTTCTTCCCTCTCTAGTAGTACCCCTATTATCTCTACCAACATTAATTGtggaaaaaaaaacatttgAGTATGACCAATattaagattgaaaaaaaaaaacattttttccTATTCCATTATCCAAACGTGACCTTTAGACACAGTCTTAATATTAGTGGATTTTTCACAATGCAATATTAATCTTAATATTGGATATTGAAATATTTTACAATGCACGTTGGGTTGAACGAGTTGATGAAGAATATCATTACCACATTAGTCATATGCCAAAAAGTACCTATTTCAGTTTGTTGGGGTAATCTTCCAAAACATTCTTCCAAGTGTAATAGAAAGCTCCTTATCAGACGCCGCAAGTTCTCGAGTGATAAATCTGGCACTTGATGCTCCAAAAATCTAGCTAAagacaagaagaaaaaaaaatatagttttgAGTTGTAAAGTAAACTAGTTGACCAGAAGCCAAAAGGGTCAACTTACCATGGTGAATCCTAATCACAGCTGCATGCAAAGCATTCATGCCATTAGAGCCCGAGCAAGAGGCTGGAGATGAAAAACGACACTTTTCCATTATGTATTTAGCAATAGAAGAAAAGCCACCTTCCACAGCAAGAAAAAGTGGAGACTCATTAGCAGCATTAAGCACATCAAGCAACTCATGTTCTGCATCAATCAACAACTTAGCCACTTCAAAGTGACCATTTCTCACCCCAACATGCAAGGCAGTGTCTTCCTTAGCCAAATCTTTTATTCTGAGAAGACTTCCCAGGTCGATTTGCTCTCTCTCAACATCACCAGCACTGTTTATGAGGAGCTCAACTAACTCATGGTTCCCAACTCTTGCTGCTATGTGAAGGGGAGTTTCACCAGCAGTGTTTTCTTTGAGCAGCAGCCTTGGACAGAAGTGGATAACTTGTTCTGTGAACTTGTTGTTATTGAATCTAGCGGAAACATGGAGAATGGTGCTCCTTTCGGGTGTTAATAAGTC from Cannabis sativa cultivar Pink pepper isolate KNU-18-1 chromosome 2, ASM2916894v1, whole genome shotgun sequence encodes:
- the LOC115721047 gene encoding pentatricopeptide repeat-containing protein At4g11690; translated protein: MSRKMSQNHQALLFIQKMVKSPPLKALSLFNETPQGFQHTPHSISFILHHLLSSNLMVQAQSIILRLLSAQISSQLFTPSSLLHQLSQPNSFPNSSRRYLFEAIINAHVQSRLPEDALCYLARMVEQGLVPESKVFNNVLGSLVKSNNFERAWWVFNEFKNRIEFDEYSFGIMIKGCCEAGDLNRGFQILGQLEELGWSPNVVIYTTLIDGCCKNGDIDRAKRLFSKMSELGLAPNQYTYTVMINGFFKKGLKKDGFELYVKMKLNGVIPSTHTYNSLINEYCNDGEISSAFALFDEMRQQGVACNVVTYSILIGGLCLKKRVEEAEKLMDQMKRAGISPSLILFNRLIDGFCDTGKLDKALNLFNQLKSLGHSPSLVTYNVLIAGYGKAKNLTGIAGIISEMHERGISPSTVTYTILIDAFIRSGEMEKASQIHSIMEKDGIVADVYTYGVLIHGLCMRGNMKEASKLFISMSEKHVEPSDIIYNMIISGYCKEDNSYKALKLLKEMSNKGMVPNRASYISTINVLCKDGKRREAELVLKEMIMSGLTPPFKTCQLIFQVDVS
- the LOC115721046 gene encoding uncharacterized protein LOC115721046 isoform X2, yielding MDRTVFEAAASGDFNPFQGHSEQQIMDLLTPERSTILHVSARFNNNKFTEQVIHFCPRLLLKENTAGETPLHIAARVGNHELVELLINSAGDVEREQIDLGSLLRIKDLAKEDTALHVGVRNGHFEVAKLLIDAEHELLDVLNAANESPLFLAVEGGFSSIAKYIMEKCRFSSPASCSGSNGMNALHAAVIRIHHARFLEHQVPDLSLENLRRLIRSFLLHLEECFGRLPQQTEIGVLLEREESQKADLLEEQDNIIQWTPLHFAACLGHLEATKLILHQNCSSVAYLKDKEGMSALHIAAKEGHVSVMREIILHKPEACDLVDNRGWTPLHIAVVNGKLSVVKYILNTARLDFMLNTADKDGNTPLHLAAGFKYKRIINVLVNDCRVDKRATNLKYLKPIDILLTNVNIGEFFRCWFVKKLEQQGGQESLQSIIYRVEQWNQLVRNVDHHHHHPMEKAIKSDRLKKISDTHLLVAALIATVTFTAAFTLPGGYENDDHTSKGMAVLSNKIFFKVFVVADSVAFYCSAASVLLQFFSSIEHNYYLLLRFTRIAATLTYISIFGMVIAFTSGLRVVMPSSSSLVYYTLIMGGCCIFLFIIGCL
- the LOC115721046 gene encoding uncharacterized protein LOC115721046 isoform X3 — protein: MDRTVFEAAASGDFNPFQGHSEQQIMDLLTPERSTILHVSARFNNNKFTEQVIHFCPRLLLKENTAGETPLHIAARVGNHELVELLINSAGDVEREQIDLGSLLRIKDLAKEDTALHVGVRNGHFEVAKLLIDAEHELLDVLNAANESPLFLAVEGGFSSIAKYIMEKCRFSSPASCSGSNGMNALHAAVIRIHHARFLEHQVPDLSLENLRRLIRSFLLHLEECFGRLPQQTEIEIIGVLLEREESQKADLLEEQDNIIQWTPLHFAACLGHLEATKLILHQNCSSVAYLKDKEGMSALHIAAKEGHVSVMREIILHKPEACDLVDNRGWTPLHIAVVNGKLSVVKYILNTARLDFMLNTADKDGNTPLHLAAGFKYKRIINVLVNDCRVDKRATNLKYLKPIDILLTNVNIGEFFRKLEQQGGQESLQSIIYRVEQWNQLVRNVDHHHHHPMEKAIKSDRLKKISDTHLLVAALIATVTFTAAFTLPGGYENDDHTSKGMAVLSNKIFFKVFVVADSVAFYCSAASVLLQFFSSIEHNYYLLLRFTRIAATLTYISIFGMVIAFTSGLRVVMPSSSSLVYYTLIMGGCCIFLFIIGCL
- the LOC115721046 gene encoding uncharacterized protein LOC115721046 isoform X1 — encoded protein: MDRTVFEAAASGDFNPFQGHSEQQIMDLLTPERSTILHVSARFNNNKFTEQVIHFCPRLLLKENTAGETPLHIAARVGNHELVELLINSAGDVEREQIDLGSLLRIKDLAKEDTALHVGVRNGHFEVAKLLIDAEHELLDVLNAANESPLFLAVEGGFSSIAKYIMEKCRFSSPASCSGSNGMNALHAAVIRIHHARFLEHQVPDLSLENLRRLIRSFLLHLEECFGRLPQQTEIEIIGVLLEREESQKADLLEEQDNIIQWTPLHFAACLGHLEATKLILHQNCSSVAYLKDKEGMSALHIAAKEGHVSVMREIILHKPEACDLVDNRGWTPLHIAVVNGKLSVVKYILNTARLDFMLNTADKDGNTPLHLAAGFKYKRIINVLVNDCRVDKRATNLKYLKPIDILLTNVNIGEFFRCWFVKKLEQQGGQESLQSIIYRVEQWNQLVRNVDHHHHHPMEKAIKSDRLKKISDTHLLVAALIATVTFTAAFTLPGGYENDDHTSKGMAVLSNKIFFKVFVVADSVAFYCSAASVLLQFFSSIEHNYYLLLRFTRIAATLTYISIFGMVIAFTSGLRVVMPSSSSLVYYTLIMGGCCIFLFIIGCL
- the LOC115721046 gene encoding uncharacterized protein LOC115721046 isoform X4 — protein: MDRTVFEAAASGDFNPFQGHSEQQIMDLLTPERSTILHVSARFNNNKFTEQVIHFCPRLLLKENTAGETPLHIAARVGNHELVELLINSAGDVEREQIDLGSLLRIKDLAKEDTALHVGVRNGHFEVAKLLIDAEHELLDVLNAANESPLFLAVEGGFSSIAKYIMEKCRFSSPASCSGSNGMNALHAAVIRIHHARFLEHQVPDLSLENLRRLIRSFLLHLEECFGRLPQQTEIGVLLEREESQKADLLEEQDNIIQWTPLHFAACLGHLEATKLILHQNCSSVAYLKDKEGMSALHIAAKEGHVSVMREIILHKPEACDLVDNRGWTPLHIAVVNGKLSVVKYILNTARLDFMLNTADKDGNTPLHLAAGFKYKRIINVLVNDCRVDKRATNLKYLKPIDILLTNVNIGEFFRKLEQQGGQESLQSIIYRVEQWNQLVRNVDHHHHHPMEKAIKSDRLKKISDTHLLVAALIATVTFTAAFTLPGGYENDDHTSKGMAVLSNKIFFKVFVVADSVAFYCSAASVLLQFFSSIEHNYYLLLRFTRIAATLTYISIFGMVIAFTSGLRVVMPSSSSLVYYTLIMGGCCIFLFIIGCL